GAGATCGACAAGATTGCAGGCCGCGAACGGAGCGCCGGTCCGGACGTGTCGCGCGAAGGCGTGCAGCGGGATCTGTTGCCGATCGTGGAGGGCTCGACCGTGAATACGAAGTACGGGCCGGTCCATACCGACCACATCCTGTTCATCGCCGCGGGCGCGTTCCACGTCGCCAAGCCGTCCGACCTGATTCCTGAATTGCAAGGACGGTTTCCGATCAGGGTGGAACTGGACGCGCTGACCAAGGACGATTTCGTGAAGATTCTCACGGAGCCGCGCGGCTCGCTGATGCGGCAATACCAATCGCTGCTCGCGACCGAAGGGGTGACGTTGGAATTTACGCCGGACGGGTTGGAGGAGATCGCGGCCACGGCGCTGCAGGTCAACGACCAAACGGAGAATATCGGCGCCCGCCGTCTGTTCACGATCATGGAGCGTTTGCTCGAACAGGTCTCGTTCGACGGAGCGGAAGCGGCTGATCGGCATGTGGCGATCGACGCGGCCTATGTGAAAGACCGATTGCAGGGCATCGTGAAGGACCAGGACCTGAGCCGCTACATCCTGTGAAGATGCGATCCCATTCCGCATGCAGCCGCCCGCTCGCCGAGTCCCATCGGCGCCGTCCCTCGCCGCCTCGCCATTGGCCATGGGTGCTCAACCCGGAGCCTGCACATGAATAGATTGATCAAGAAAGCCAACGTCCTGGTCGAGGCCCTGCCCTACATCCGGACGTTTCGCGGGAAGACCGTCGTGGTCAAGTACGGCGGACACGCCATGACCGACGCGCCCTTGAAAGAGCGGTTTGCCCAGGATGTGGTGCTGTTGAAATACGTGGGGTTGAATCCGGTCATCGTGCATGGCGGCGGGCCGCAGATCGACAAGATGCTCGACCGTCTGGGGATCGAGGCGAAATTCCGGCATGGCGTCCGGGTGACGGACGCGGCAACCATGGAAATCGTGGAGATGGTGCTGGCCGGCAAGATCAACATGGAAATCACCGACCTGATCAACCGGCACGGCGGAAGCGCCGTTGGATTAAGCGGAAAGGACGGAGGGCTCATCCTCAGTAAGCCGCTCACGGCCAAGGCTTGGGCGGAGAGCCTGGAAAAGGATCTCGGCGAGGCCGACGGCGACTTCGGCCTGGTGGGCGACATCGAAACCATCAACCCGAGCCTGCTGCACAAGCTGCAGGAGGATCATTACATTCCGATCATCGCGCCGATCGGGACCGATTACGAAGGCAACACCTACAACATCAACGCGGATCTGGTGGCCGGCTCGATCGCGGCGGCGCTCAAGGCGGAAAAGCTCTTGATGCTGACCGACGTCAAGGGCATCCGCGACGCCAACGGGCGCCATCTGTCTACGGTGTCGCGCAAGGACGTGCAACGGAT
The DNA window shown above is from Nitrospira tepida and carries:
- the argB gene encoding acetylglutamate kinase, with translation MNRLIKKANVLVEALPYIRTFRGKTVVVKYGGHAMTDAPLKERFAQDVVLLKYVGLNPVIVHGGGPQIDKMLDRLGIEAKFRHGVRVTDAATMEIVEMVLAGKINMEITDLINRHGGSAVGLSGKDGGLILSKPLTAKAWAESLEKDLGEADGDFGLVGDIETINPSLLHKLQEDHYIPIIAPIGTDYEGNTYNINADLVAGSIAAALKAEKLLMLTDVKGIRDANGRHLSTVSRKDVQRMVKKGVIGEGMLPKVHACLDALEGGVRKAHIIDGRVPHAILLEVFTDKGIGTEIVA